In Pasteurella multocida subsp. multocida OH4807, a genomic segment contains:
- a CDS encoding DNA repair protein RadA (COG1066 Predicted ATP-dependent serine protease): MAKAVKTAYVCHDCGAEFSRWQGQCAACKAWNTISEVRLVSTATTAKGDRFSGYAGETRAKIQTLSDISLQETPRFSSGFNELDRVLGGGVVPGSAILIGGHPGAGKSTLLLQVMCGLAQHMTALYVTGEESLQQVAMRANRLGLPADKLHMLSETAVEQICSLADQLKPQIIVIDSIQVMHLADIQSSPGSVAQVRECASFLTRYAKTRQVAIVMVGHVTKDGTLAGPKVLEHVIDCSLLLEGETDSRYRTLRSHKNRFGAVNELGVFAMTEQGLREVKNPSAIFLSRGEEQTSGSSVMVIWEGTRPLLVEIQALVDHSLLANPRRVAVGLEQNRLALLLAVLHRHGGLQMADQDVFVNVVGGVKVSETSADLALLLALISSFRNRPLPQDLVVFGEVGLAGEIRPVPSGQERISEAAKHGFKRAIVPFANRPKQVLPNMQVFTVKKLADALSLLDTF; this comes from the coding sequence ATGGCAAAGGCAGTAAAAACCGCTTATGTTTGTCATGATTGTGGCGCGGAATTTTCACGTTGGCAGGGACAATGTGCTGCATGTAAAGCGTGGAACACAATCAGTGAAGTGCGTTTAGTTTCAACCGCAACAACCGCAAAAGGTGATCGCTTCAGTGGTTATGCAGGTGAAACGCGCGCCAAAATTCAAACATTATCTGATATTTCTTTGCAAGAAACCCCACGCTTTTCCAGTGGGTTTAATGAGTTAGACCGAGTGCTAGGCGGCGGCGTGGTACCAGGAAGTGCGATTTTAATCGGGGGGCATCCTGGCGCGGGTAAAAGTACTTTATTGTTGCAAGTCATGTGTGGTCTTGCACAACATATGACCGCACTTTATGTGACGGGGGAAGAATCCTTACAACAAGTTGCTATGCGAGCCAACCGCTTGGGATTACCCGCAGATAAGTTACATATGTTATCTGAAACTGCGGTAGAACAAATTTGTTCTTTAGCCGATCAATTAAAGCCCCAGATTATTGTCATCGATTCGATTCAAGTCATGCACTTAGCAGATATTCAATCTTCGCCTGGTAGTGTAGCTCAAGTTCGTGAATGTGCTTCTTTTTTAACGCGTTATGCCAAAACAAGACAAGTTGCTATTGTAATGGTCGGTCATGTGACTAAGGATGGTACATTAGCTGGACCGAAAGTATTAGAACATGTGATTGACTGTTCTTTATTACTTGAAGGGGAAACCGATTCACGTTATCGCACTTTGCGTAGTCATAAAAATCGCTTTGGTGCAGTGAATGAATTAGGGGTTTTCGCGATGACGGAGCAAGGCTTGCGTGAAGTCAAAAACCCCTCTGCGATTTTTTTAAGCCGTGGCGAAGAACAAACATCAGGCAGTTCGGTGATGGTCATTTGGGAGGGTACACGCCCATTATTAGTAGAAATTCAAGCGTTAGTTGACCACTCCCTGTTAGCGAATCCCCGCCGTGTTGCTGTTGGGCTCGAGCAAAACCGTTTGGCACTTTTATTGGCTGTGTTACATCGACATGGTGGTTTACAAATGGCGGATCAAGATGTGTTTGTCAATGTCGTCGGGGGGGTAAAGGTGAGCGAAACCAGTGCAGATTTAGCCTTGTTATTGGCATTAATTTCGAGTTTCCGTAATCGTCCGTTGCCACAAGATCTTGTTGTTTTTGGAGAAGTGGGGTTAGCGGGCGAAATTCGTCCTGTACCAAGTGGGCAAGAGCGAATTAGCGAAGCGGCTAAACATGGATTCAAACGTGCCATTGTGCCATTCGCGAATCGGCCTAAACAAGTGTTACCTAATATGCAAGTGTTTACCGTGAAAAAATTAGCAGATGCGTTATCTCTTTTAGATACTTTTTAA
- a CDS encoding adenylate cyclase (COG3025 Uncharacterized conserved protein) gives MPNEVELKLSVEPHFVDFLRQEITHLRVLHTEKQVLGNCYYDTSDCALAKQKVGLRVRQHNGDYTLTLKTDGEVKGGLHIRPEYNVSLPNAQPNVQLLAAQSGLDLDKIAQLPLKPIFSTDFERQLWLVECGNGTLIEIAFDLGSIIAGDKRAPICEVEFELKSGKTHDLLRFVSTFTLENGVRLGSASKAKRGYLLASEQPLVPSDWLEKWRDFLQFAQHETDALQKLDALFQLEQALIEETFLVETEYFATDFLRTVAQIGAFFNLYHYYQDNGKLLEECVNQASSQYVRYDNTQVLADLLESNQQLFAQIRDIIRLHSETKDNVLALQRLKQVLKTGQYVKRMIQLISLTVSEL, from the coding sequence ATGCCTAATGAAGTCGAGTTGAAGTTATCTGTTGAGCCTCATTTTGTAGATTTTTTACGCCAAGAAATCACACATTTGCGTGTTTTGCATACAGAAAAACAAGTTTTAGGGAATTGTTATTACGATACCTCTGATTGCGCCTTGGCAAAACAAAAAGTAGGATTACGTGTACGCCAACATAATGGTGACTACACTCTGACATTAAAAACCGATGGTGAGGTGAAAGGGGGATTACATATTCGCCCTGAATATAATGTGAGTTTACCAAATGCCCAACCTAATGTTCAGCTGTTAGCAGCGCAGAGTGGTCTGGATTTAGACAAGATTGCACAACTTCCACTAAAACCTATTTTTAGTACGGATTTTGAACGCCAATTATGGTTAGTTGAATGTGGCAATGGTACATTGATTGAAATTGCATTTGATTTAGGCAGTATTATTGCGGGTGACAAACGTGCACCAATTTGTGAAGTTGAATTTGAACTGAAATCAGGTAAAACGCATGATCTTTTACGTTTTGTCAGCACTTTTACATTAGAAAATGGGGTACGTTTGGGATCAGCATCAAAAGCTAAGCGTGGTTACCTATTAGCAAGTGAACAACCGCTTGTGCCAAGTGATTGGTTGGAAAAATGGCGTGATTTTTTACAGTTTGCCCAACATGAGACGGATGCGTTACAGAAATTAGATGCCCTATTTCAATTAGAACAAGCGTTAATCGAAGAAACTTTTCTTGTTGAGACGGAATATTTTGCAACAGACTTTTTACGTACTGTGGCACAAATTGGGGCATTCTTTAATCTCTATCATTATTATCAAGATAACGGAAAGTTACTGGAAGAATGTGTAAATCAAGCCTCATCTCAGTATGTGCGATATGATAATACGCAAGTATTGGCAGATTTACTGGAGAGTAATCAGCAGCTATTTGCACAAATTCGTGACATTATCCGTTTACATAGTGAAACAAAAGACAATGTGCTGGCGTTACAACGATTAAAACAGGTATTAAAAACTGGGCAGTATGTAAAACGGATGATTCAATTAATTTCATTAACAGTGAGTGAACTATAA
- a CDS encoding DNA translocase FtsK (COG1674 DNA segregation ATPase FtsK/SpoIIIE and related proteins), translating to MIKRISEKFSPKQYLLRFFFILTALFGLYLIVAWSSYSPLDSSWASSSYIEKTINKAGAFGAWFIDLFFVLLGHIGHLIPFVIFITSVYFLRSKARTSFHFWRFNLGLFGFVVFLCGASIVATLLLSNTPYYLAGGVLGGYLVATFFPVLDFVGLMLIGGGLSVVGFMLCSGTSLIRFVMAFFAWLAMKNHDKAEDAPSQSVPVQQELALPLEENERQLSEIAQSMEETHLTADSSPALVNVENFIHINGLTPETNLTEQNIDSVESIESIESTLDRAEVAQLGGYAVEQDISLPTVSVQHNDIDPERLNAIVPETVTMTAWQNSTDVLSSDLENIPTVSLSPLPAHTTEQLSVLDEGNDLARQFAAQEQQRLDEMALRAKELNAEDALQTIFAEPVAADDALLSATPNYKPYGDSLIHPALQQKVTTKVKPTTPMPSLDLLEYRPSQAHRITQDEIIDTSQRIEHQLRNFGVKASVKDVLVGPVVTRYELELQPGVKAAKVTSIDTDLARALMFRSIRVAEVIPGKPYIGIETPNVNRQMVTLREVLDSDEFRQSHSVLSMALGKDISGKPVVVDLAKMPHLLVAGSTGSGKSVGVNTMILSLLFRVKPEEVKFIMIDPKVVELSIYNGIPHLLTEVVTDMKKAANALRWCVDEMERRYQLLSALRVRNIEGYNEKIDEYDAMNMPIPNPLWRPGDTMDALPPPLEKLSYIVVIVDEFADLMMVAGKQVEELIARLAQKARAIGIHLILATQRPSVDVITGLIKANIPSRIAFTVASKIDSRTILDQVGAEALLGRGDMLYSGAGSSDLVRVHGAFMSDDEVARVVDDWKARGKPNYIEAILDGSDEEDEDSFPSVTDSDELDDLFDEVVELVTTTGNASTSYVQRKFKVGFNRAARIMEQLEEQGIVSAMQNGKREVLARRSSDF from the coding sequence ATGATTAAACGAATTTCTGAAAAGTTTAGCCCAAAGCAGTATTTATTGAGATTTTTCTTTATTTTGACCGCACTTTTCGGTCTTTATTTGATCGTAGCGTGGTCAAGTTATTCCCCGTTAGATAGTTCATGGGCATCATCAAGTTATATTGAGAAAACAATCAATAAAGCAGGTGCTTTCGGCGCTTGGTTTATTGATTTGTTTTTTGTGCTTTTGGGACATATTGGACACTTGATTCCTTTTGTGATTTTTATCACATCTGTTTATTTTCTGCGGAGTAAAGCAAGAACTTCCTTCCATTTCTGGCGTTTTAATCTAGGCTTGTTTGGTTTTGTTGTTTTTTTGTGCGGCGCTTCGATCGTGGCAACTTTGTTGTTATCTAATACACCTTATTATTTAGCGGGAGGGGTGTTAGGGGGATATTTAGTGGCTACATTTTTCCCCGTCTTAGATTTTGTCGGGTTAATGCTAATAGGCGGGGGACTAAGTGTCGTTGGATTTATGCTTTGTTCAGGCACCTCGCTAATTCGTTTCGTCATGGCATTTTTTGCTTGGCTGGCGATGAAAAATCATGATAAAGCCGAAGATGCTCCCTCACAATCTGTACCTGTTCAACAGGAGTTGGCGTTACCACTGGAAGAGAATGAGCGTCAATTATCGGAAATTGCACAAAGTATGGAAGAGACCCACCTTACCGCTGATTCTTCACCTGCGCTCGTAAATGTTGAAAATTTTATTCATATTAATGGGTTAACACCTGAAACAAACTTAACAGAGCAGAACATTGACTCCGTTGAATCTATTGAATCCATTGAATCGACATTGGACCGTGCGGAAGTTGCACAGTTAGGTGGATATGCGGTTGAGCAGGATATATCCTTACCTACAGTGAGTGTTCAGCATAATGATATTGACCCAGAGCGTTTAAATGCGATCGTACCAGAAACAGTTACGATGACAGCATGGCAAAATAGTACGGACGTGTTATCTTCCGATTTGGAGAATATTCCCACTGTATCGCTATCGCCTTTACCAGCACACACTACTGAGCAATTGAGTGTATTAGATGAGGGAAATGATTTAGCTCGTCAATTTGCTGCACAGGAACAACAGCGTTTGGATGAAATGGCATTACGTGCAAAAGAACTGAATGCGGAAGACGCATTACAGACCATTTTTGCGGAACCCGTTGCGGCAGATGATGCGTTGCTCTCCGCTACGCCAAACTATAAACCATATGGTGATTCACTGATTCATCCCGCGTTACAGCAAAAAGTCACGACAAAAGTAAAACCCACGACACCGATGCCAAGTCTCGACTTATTGGAGTATCGTCCAAGCCAAGCACACCGTATTACACAAGATGAGATTATTGATACATCGCAACGTATTGAACATCAATTACGTAATTTTGGGGTGAAAGCCAGTGTAAAAGATGTGTTAGTCGGTCCTGTAGTGACGCGTTATGAACTTGAGTTACAACCCGGTGTCAAAGCTGCCAAGGTCACCAGTATTGATACGGATTTAGCACGTGCGTTGATGTTTCGTTCAATTCGTGTGGCAGAGGTGATTCCTGGTAAGCCATATATCGGTATTGAAACACCAAATGTCAATCGTCAAATGGTGACCTTACGCGAAGTCCTCGACAGTGATGAATTTCGTCAATCTCATTCCGTATTGTCGATGGCGTTAGGTAAAGATATTAGTGGTAAGCCTGTTGTAGTTGATTTAGCCAAAATGCCACATTTATTAGTGGCGGGATCCACTGGCTCAGGTAAGTCCGTTGGGGTGAATACCATGATTTTGAGTTTGCTCTTTAGAGTGAAGCCTGAAGAAGTCAAATTCATTATGATTGACCCTAAAGTTGTTGAATTATCTATCTATAACGGGATTCCTCATTTGTTAACTGAGGTCGTGACGGATATGAAAAAAGCCGCAAATGCATTGCGTTGGTGTGTGGATGAAATGGAACGTCGCTATCAACTTCTTTCTGCATTACGTGTGCGTAATATTGAAGGTTACAATGAAAAAATTGATGAATATGACGCCATGAATATGCCGATCCCGAATCCTTTATGGCGACCTGGCGACACAATGGATGCGTTACCCCCACCATTAGAGAAACTGAGTTATATTGTGGTGATAGTGGATGAGTTCGCTGATTTAATGATGGTGGCAGGCAAACAAGTCGAAGAATTAATTGCTCGTTTAGCACAAAAAGCGCGTGCAATTGGGATTCACTTAATTTTAGCGACACAGCGTCCTTCTGTTGATGTGATTACGGGGTTGATTAAAGCGAATATTCCAAGTCGAATCGCATTTACGGTGGCAAGTAAAATTGACTCGCGTACAATTTTAGACCAAGTGGGCGCGGAAGCGCTACTTGGACGTGGAGATATGTTATATTCTGGTGCAGGCTCATCGGATTTAGTTCGTGTACATGGCGCATTTATGAGTGATGATGAGGTTGCACGAGTAGTGGATGATTGGAAAGCACGTGGTAAGCCAAATTATATTGAAGCAATTTTAGATGGCTCAGACGAAGAGGACGAGGATTCGTTTCCTTCTGTGACCGATTCGGATGAGCTCGATGACTTATTTGATGAAGTTGTTGAATTAGTTACCACAACAGGCAATGCTTCCACATCTTACGTTCAACGTAAATTCAAAGTAGGGTTTAATCGTGCAGCAAGAATTATGGAGCAATTAGAAGAACAAGGGATTGTTTCAGCGATGCAGAATGGTAAACGTGAAGTCTTAGCAAGACGTTCTTCAGATTTTTAG
- a CDS encoding leucine-responsive transcriptional regulator (COG1522 Transcriptional regulators) — protein sequence MKALDNIDINILNELQRNGKISNIELSKKVGLSPTPCLERVKRLEKQGIIMGYRALLNPELLDSPLLVIVEITLIRGKPDVFEEFNAAVQQLDEIQECHLVSGDFDYLLKTRVADMAAYRKLLGTTLLRLPGVNDTRTYVVMEEVKQTNFLQLK from the coding sequence ATGAAAGCACTTGATAATATTGATATAAACATTTTGAATGAACTACAACGTAATGGAAAAATCTCAAATATTGAGTTATCCAAAAAAGTGGGGTTATCTCCAACACCTTGCTTAGAACGTGTGAAACGTCTTGAGAAGCAAGGCATTATCATGGGTTATCGTGCGTTATTAAATCCTGAGCTATTGGATTCGCCACTTTTAGTGATTGTGGAAATTACGTTAATTCGTGGTAAACCAGATGTGTTTGAAGAATTTAATGCTGCTGTTCAACAGCTTGATGAAATTCAAGAATGCCATTTAGTTTCAGGTGATTTTGATTATTTATTGAAAACGCGTGTAGCCGATATGGCAGCCTATCGTAAGTTACTTGGGACAACGTTGTTACGTTTACCTGGTGTGAATGACACTCGCACTTACGTTGTGATGGAAGAAGTTAAACAAACGAATTTTTTGCAGTTGAAGTAA
- a CDS encoding PitA protein (COG0306 Phosphate/sulphate permeases) — MELLNQYGTVLVFITAVFGFFMAFGIGANDVSNAMGTSVGSGTITAKQAIIIAMIFESAGAYLAGGEVTETIKSGIIDPMQFAATPDVLVLGMMAALFASGIWLLIASRMGWPVSTTHSIVGAVVGFACVTVGKEAVEWGTIKNIVGSWFITPVIAGIVAYGIFASTQKLIFDTDEPLKNAQKYGPYYMGITAFILCIVTLTKGLKHIGLHLNGFEVFLISLVIGIISIVICHFYFRSPNFIQKVQKGTFGAVEKVFSILMLLTACAMAFAHGSNDVANAIGPLSAVVSIVEHGGQILPKTQLAWWILPLGAAGIVVGLIVMGYKVMATIGTGITDLTPSRGFAAQFATAITVVLASGTGLPISTTQTLVGAVLGVGFARGIAALNLNVIRNIIASWIVTLPAGAFFSIIIYYVLSLIFH, encoded by the coding sequence ATGGAACTACTTAATCAATATGGTACCGTACTCGTTTTCATTACTGCCGTTTTCGGTTTCTTCATGGCATTTGGTATTGGTGCCAATGATGTTTCTAATGCAATGGGGACCTCCGTTGGTTCGGGTACCATCACTGCCAAGCAAGCCATTATTATTGCAATGATTTTTGAATCTGCTGGTGCGTATTTAGCGGGTGGAGAAGTCACAGAAACAATCAAAAGCGGTATTATCGACCCAATGCAATTTGCCGCTACGCCAGATGTACTCGTATTAGGTATGATGGCAGCCTTATTTGCCTCTGGTATATGGCTTCTCATCGCCTCACGTATGGGCTGGCCTGTCTCAACCACTCACTCAATTGTCGGTGCGGTTGTTGGATTTGCTTGTGTGACAGTCGGAAAAGAAGCAGTAGAATGGGGGACCATTAAAAATATCGTTGGCAGCTGGTTTATTACGCCTGTCATTGCGGGAATTGTTGCTTACGGCATTTTTGCAAGCACGCAGAAATTGATTTTTGATACTGATGAACCCCTTAAAAATGCACAAAAATATGGTCCTTACTATATGGGGATCACGGCATTCATTCTCTGTATCGTAACGCTAACAAAGGGCTTGAAACATATTGGGTTACACTTAAATGGTTTTGAAGTTTTTTTAATCTCTTTAGTCATTGGCATTATTTCGATTGTTATCTGCCATTTCTATTTTAGAAGCCCAAATTTCATCCAAAAAGTTCAAAAAGGTACCTTTGGTGCAGTAGAAAAAGTATTCAGTATCTTAATGTTATTAACGGCTTGTGCCATGGCATTTGCTCATGGGTCAAACGACGTTGCCAATGCTATTGGGCCTCTCTCTGCTGTCGTCTCTATCGTTGAACACGGCGGTCAAATTCTACCAAAAACACAACTTGCTTGGTGGATTTTACCTCTAGGTGCAGCGGGAATTGTAGTGGGCCTTATTGTTATGGGTTACAAAGTGATGGCAACGATCGGTACAGGCATTACAGATTTAACCCCTAGCCGTGGATTTGCTGCACAATTCGCAACGGCTATTACTGTCGTACTTGCTTCAGGTACAGGTCTACCAATTTCTACTACACAAACCTTGGTTGGTGCTGTGTTGGGGGTGGGTTTTGCTCGAGGTATTGCCGCATTAAACTTAAATGTCATCCGTAATATCATTGCATCGTGGATTGTCACCTTACCAGCGGGTGCATTTTTCTCGATTATCATTTATTATGTGTTAAGTCTGATTTTCCACTAA
- a CDS encoding phosphate transport regulator (COG1392 Phosphate transport regulator (distant homolog of PhoU)) encodes MAINNILGLFAHSPLKPLQKHSEKVTECCNLLIPFFEHTFRSEWDKAEELRAKISECERQADTLKREIRLKLPRGLFMPIDRTDLLELVTQQDKLANFAKDISGRMIGRHFAIPEEMQPEFEKYLKRSLDAIIQAHRVIDEMEQLLETGFKGRELDLVNRMINELDAIEDDTDQMQIHLRKMLLSIESRYNPIDVMFLYKTLEWVGVLADQAQRVGSRIELMLARS; translated from the coding sequence ATGGCAATCAATAATATCTTGGGATTATTTGCACATTCGCCACTTAAACCATTGCAAAAGCATTCAGAAAAAGTGACTGAATGTTGTAATTTGCTGATCCCATTTTTTGAACACACTTTCCGTTCAGAATGGGATAAAGCTGAAGAATTACGTGCAAAAATCTCAGAATGTGAACGTCAAGCTGATACATTAAAACGAGAAATTCGTTTGAAATTACCTCGTGGTTTATTCATGCCAATTGATCGTACGGATTTATTAGAACTCGTCACTCAACAAGATAAATTAGCTAATTTTGCGAAAGACATTTCAGGTCGTATGATTGGTCGCCATTTTGCCATTCCTGAAGAGATGCAACCTGAGTTTGAAAAATATTTAAAACGTAGCTTAGATGCGATTATCCAAGCTCATCGTGTTATTGATGAAATGGAACAGTTACTTGAAACAGGCTTCAAAGGTCGTGAGCTCGATCTGGTTAATCGTATGATCAATGAGCTAGATGCAATTGAAGATGATACAGATCAAATGCAAATTCATCTCAGAAAAATGTTACTCAGTATTGAATCACGCTACAACCCGATAGATGTCATGTTTTTATACAAAACACTTGAATGGGTAGGTGTTTTAGCTGATCAAGCACAGCGTGTAGGCTCACGGATAGAGTTAATGTTAGCTCGTTCATAA
- the lolA gene encoding lipoprotein chaperone (COG2834 Outer membrane lipoprotein-sorting protein), translated as MKILLKTTALLWVAMSSVAWADAAKELQQRLAKVDVLSADYAQTVSAADGKNVQQGSGKLQIKRPNLFRMENKEPQESQIISDGKTLWFYDPFVEQVTANWVKDAVNNTPFVLLTTDDKSHWAQYTVEQKADTFTLVPKAKKSHIKQFTIRIDQEGVLRNFSTTEKDGQSNLYVLRNITNQTLASSLFHFTVPKGVEVDDQRKK; from the coding sequence ATGAAAATATTATTAAAAACGACCGCACTTTTATGGGTAGCGATGAGTTCTGTTGCTTGGGCAGATGCCGCGAAAGAGCTACAACAACGTTTAGCTAAAGTGGATGTGTTAAGTGCGGATTATGCACAAACAGTGAGCGCCGCGGATGGTAAAAATGTGCAACAAGGGAGCGGAAAGCTTCAAATTAAACGTCCAAATTTATTCCGTATGGAGAACAAAGAACCACAGGAAAGCCAAATTATCTCAGATGGTAAAACATTGTGGTTTTATGATCCTTTTGTTGAACAAGTTACGGCAAATTGGGTAAAAGATGCAGTGAATAATACCCCTTTTGTTTTGTTGACTACGGACGATAAAAGCCATTGGGCACAATATACGGTAGAGCAAAAAGCCGATACATTTACTCTCGTCCCTAAAGCGAAGAAAAGTCATATTAAGCAATTCACGATTCGTATTGATCAAGAAGGCGTGTTGCGTAATTTCAGTACCACTGAAAAAGATGGTCAATCAAATCTTTATGTATTACGCAATATTACTAACCAGACCTTAGCAAGTAGTTTATTTCACTTTACTGTACCTAAAGGCGTAGAAGTCGACGATCAACGTAAAAAATAA
- a CDS encoding recombination factor protein RarA (COG2256 ATPase related to the helicase subunit of the Holliday junction resolvase) yields MANLSLDFEQSDFRPLAARMRPTTLAQYFGQAHLVGEGKPLRKAIEVGHIHSMIFWGPPGTGKTTLAEMIAQRINAEVERISAVTSGVKEIREAIERAKQHRLADRRTVLFVDEVHRFNKSQQDAFLPYIEDGTIIFIGATTENPSFELNSALLSRARVYILKPLTTQDIRLVLQQALQDKERGLGQEAFILEDGLLEMLAEYVNGDARLALNSLELMAEMADESEKGKRLDRALLHAVLGERQARFDKQGDRFYDFISALHKSVRGSAPDAALYWYARIITAGGDPLYVARRLLAIASEDIGNADPRAMQVALAAWDCFTRVGAAEGERAIAQAVVYLAIAPKSNAVYLAFKQAKKHAKELPDYDVPEHLRNAPTHLMKTLGYGAEYRYAHDEPNAYAAGENYFPEPLKTTQYYFPSNRGLEMKVREKLDWLREQDQKSPQKRY; encoded by the coding sequence ATGGCTAACTTAAGTTTGGATTTTGAGCAGAGTGACTTTCGTCCTTTAGCTGCCAGAATGCGACCGACGACCTTGGCACAGTATTTTGGTCAAGCACATTTAGTTGGTGAAGGTAAACCGCTACGTAAAGCCATTGAAGTGGGACATATTCATTCTATGATTTTCTGGGGACCGCCAGGTACAGGCAAAACGACACTAGCTGAAATGATTGCACAACGAATTAATGCTGAGGTTGAGCGTATTTCGGCGGTTACCAGTGGGGTAAAAGAAATCAGAGAGGCGATTGAGCGTGCCAAACAACATCGTTTAGCGGATCGTCGGACTGTCCTGTTTGTTGATGAAGTGCATCGTTTTAATAAAAGTCAGCAAGATGCTTTTTTACCTTATATTGAAGATGGCACTATTATTTTTATTGGTGCAACGACAGAAAATCCGTCTTTTGAATTAAATAGTGCGCTTTTATCACGTGCACGCGTCTATATTCTCAAACCCCTTACAACACAGGATATCAGGCTTGTTTTGCAGCAGGCTTTACAAGATAAAGAACGTGGTTTAGGACAAGAAGCTTTTATTTTAGAAGATGGTTTGCTTGAAATGCTGGCTGAATATGTCAATGGTGACGCACGTTTGGCATTAAATAGCTTGGAATTGATGGCGGAGATGGCGGATGAAAGTGAAAAAGGAAAACGTTTAGATCGCGCTTTGTTACATGCTGTATTGGGTGAACGTCAAGCCCGTTTTGATAAACAAGGCGATCGTTTTTATGATTTCATTTCAGCTTTGCATAAATCCGTTCGGGGCTCAGCTCCTGATGCCGCGTTATATTGGTATGCACGTATTATTACGGCTGGTGGTGATCCGCTTTATGTCGCAAGACGTTTATTGGCGATTGCGTCGGAAGATATTGGCAATGCGGATCCAAGAGCAATGCAAGTTGCGCTTGCTGCTTGGGACTGTTTTACACGTGTTGGGGCAGCAGAAGGAGAAAGAGCTATTGCACAAGCAGTTGTTTATCTCGCAATTGCACCCAAAAGTAATGCTGTTTATCTTGCCTTTAAGCAAGCTAAAAAACATGCCAAAGAATTACCTGATTATGATGTCCCAGAGCATTTACGTAATGCACCTACGCATTTAATGAAAACATTAGGATATGGGGCAGAATATCGCTATGCGCATGATGAGCCGAATGCGTATGCAGCGGGTGAAAAT
- a CDS encoding SH3 domain-containing protein (COG3103 SH3 domain protein) — protein sequence MQKIANILVSCLFLGISIQAAQAETKYVTENLSTFLRKGAGDQYKIAGAIRAGELVTVLDQKEKYTLIRDNKNRDAWILTSELTSTPSSREENPKLKMQIQELTMKLNRLDSDWQQRTSEIQRRANQAEQQSSQLLEQNSQLKRELEMTKNKNRDLEAMLDAGKREIAIQWFIYGGSVLGVGLLMGLFIPLILPKRRRNTGWV from the coding sequence ATGCAGAAAATCGCTAACATTTTAGTTTCTTGTCTTTTTCTGGGGATCTCTATCCAAGCGGCACAAGCTGAAACAAAATATGTAACCGAAAATTTAAGTACGTTCTTGCGTAAAGGTGCAGGCGACCAATATAAAATTGCGGGTGCCATTCGTGCTGGTGAACTCGTTACTGTGCTAGATCAAAAAGAAAAATACACTTTAATTCGTGATAACAAAAACCGTGATGCTTGGATTTTAACTAGTGAATTAACTTCAACTCCAAGCAGTCGAGAAGAAAACCCGAAACTAAAAATGCAAATCCAAGAGCTCACGATGAAGTTAAATCGTTTAGATAGCGATTGGCAACAACGCACGAGCGAAATACAACGTAGAGCGAATCAAGCAGAACAACAAAGTAGCCAATTACTAGAACAAAATTCACAATTAAAACGTGAACTAGAAATGACAAAAAATAAAAATCGTGACCTTGAAGCGATGCTTGATGCGGGGAAACGTGAAATTGCAATTCAATGGTTTATTTATGGCGGCTCAGTATTAGGTGTTGGTTTACTAATGGGTCTATTTATTCCTCTCATTTTACCAAAACGCCGCCGTAATACGGGTTGGGTGTAA